In the genome of bacterium, one region contains:
- a CDS encoding DUF3830 family protein, with translation MKRVVVEFDGKAFDAVLFDDQAPIICNNIWNALPLEGPATNTKWSGDMLRLWVQIPEPPERENMSQLQNPGDIIFLHKWNGLRFVYGQARMQGPNGAHPTPLVGRMLGGVEELAALGSRVEWEGAARIRVRRA, from the coding sequence ATGAAGCGAGTCGTCGTGGAGTTTGACGGAAAGGCTTTTGATGCCGTGTTGTTCGATGATCAAGCGCCGATCATCTGCAACAACATCTGGAATGCCCTTCCGTTGGAGGGTCCGGCCACGAATACCAAATGGAGCGGCGATATGCTGCGCCTCTGGGTGCAGATTCCGGAGCCGCCGGAGCGCGAGAATATGTCGCAGTTGCAAAACCCAGGGGACATCATCTTCCTGCACAAGTGGAACGGGCTCCGCTTCGTGTACGGTCAGGCACGGATGCAGGGGCCAAACGGGGCGCATCCGACTCCGCTGGTGGGCCGCATGCTCGGCGGGGTCGAGGAGCTGGCCGCTCTGGGCAGCCGCGTTGAGTGGGAAGGCGCCGCGCGGATCCGGGTTCGGCGGGCCTGA
- a CDS encoding DUF3830 family protein, producing MKRIGVELDGVTVTAVLFEDKAPVTVAKFWECLPYEDRVTHGKWSGDMFHTNTDFAFELDVSKWAFGMENPVGYQAPGDIVFLPVAKEIAIAYGGARFSWVTGPMMVSAIGRIEGDLTEFAKKADRLQWEGAKRIVLRRL from the coding sequence ATGAAGAGAATCGGTGTGGAGTTGGACGGCGTCACCGTGACCGCCGTCCTTTTTGAAGACAAAGCCCCCGTGACCGTTGCGAAATTCTGGGAATGTCTGCCGTACGAGGACCGGGTCACACACGGGAAGTGGTCCGGAGATATGTTCCACACCAATACCGACTTCGCGTTCGAACTCGACGTCTCGAAGTGGGCGTTTGGCATGGAGAACCCCGTCGGGTACCAGGCGCCTGGGGATATTGTCTTCCTGCCGGTGGCCAAAGAGATTGCCATTGCCTATGGCGGCGCGCGGTTCTCGTGGGTGACCGGGCCGATGATGGTCTCCGCGATCGGCCGCATCGAGGGCGATCTGACAGAATTCGCCAAGAAGGCCGACCGATTGCAGTGGGAAGGGGCGAAGCGCATCGTTCTGCGACGGCTGTAG
- a CDS encoding NAD(P)-binding domain-containing protein translates to MASWAATVKEGLAQVQSRGGQLIGPGDARRRIALGEAVEIVRDGLLWEASGRIVIPPARRAVLRVPLPDGEAGVTSISKCCVISELDVVGYRFLGSILGDDPVRYLHIASLSRRTLLATIDEHLTYLLRIAALAVVAAAHTVAAPRPTVGVVGAGRLARAVVEALIEAGRAGEVVVTSRHPASREQLVRALATAGFARAHAVDSVREVAGRADFLVTATNAMAPVLSPEWIKPGATVYGLGAGEELPPALFMRAERGSVRLVVSNWAECAERSDFRGLIADGRVSKADVDAELWEIVGGRVPARLRADDTVCLRAPGSVGLDVLLGAWICARHASETRAAVDRGGVGNA, encoded by the coding sequence ATGGCCTCGTGGGCGGCCACCGTCAAGGAGGGGCTCGCGCAGGTCCAGAGCCGCGGCGGCCAGCTGATCGGCCCGGGCGACGCCCGGCGCCGCATCGCGTTGGGCGAGGCCGTGGAGATCGTCCGGGACGGTCTGCTCTGGGAGGCGTCGGGGAGAATCGTGATTCCGCCGGCCCGCCGCGCTGTCTTGCGGGTGCCGCTGCCGGACGGCGAGGCTGGGGTGACGTCGATCTCGAAGTGCTGCGTCATTTCGGAGTTGGACGTCGTCGGCTATCGCTTCCTTGGTTCGATCCTCGGCGACGACCCGGTGCGCTATTTGCATATCGCCAGCCTGTCGCGCCGCACGCTCTTGGCCACGATCGATGAGCACCTGACATACCTTCTCCGCATCGCGGCGCTGGCGGTCGTGGCCGCGGCGCACACCGTGGCCGCCCCGAGGCCGACGGTCGGCGTCGTCGGCGCGGGGCGACTGGCGCGGGCCGTGGTTGAGGCGTTGATCGAAGCCGGGCGGGCCGGGGAGGTCGTCGTGACGTCGAGGCATCCCGCATCTCGTGAGCAGCTCGTGCGAGCGCTCGCCACCGCCGGATTCGCGCGCGCGCACGCCGTGGATAGCGTGCGTGAGGTGGCCGGCCGAGCCGACTTTCTCGTGACCGCGACAAACGCCATGGCTCCCGTGCTGTCGCCGGAGTGGATCAAGCCCGGGGCGACGGTCTATGGATTGGGCGCGGGGGAGGAGCTGCCGCCCGCTCTGTTCATGCGCGCGGAGCGCGGGAGCGTGCGGCTCGTCGTGTCGAACTGGGCGGAGTGCGCCGAGCGCTCCGACTTCCGCGGTCTGATCGCAGACGGCCGGGTCAGCAAAGCGGATGTCGACGCGGAGCTGTGGGAGATCGTCGGGGGGAGGGTGCCCGCCCGGCTGCGGGCGGATGACACCGTGTGCCTGCGGGCCCCCGGAAGTGTCGGATTGGACGTTCTGCTGGGGGCGTGGATCTGTGCGCGGCACGCATCGGAGACACGAGCCGCTGTCGACCGAGGAGGGGTGGGGAATGCGTGA
- a CDS encoding DUF3830 family protein codes for MELQIVLAGVTGRVELLDAKAPRTVKALWAALPIIDRAVQVKWSGDAWRTEGDYDIGVHDVENEGHVLAAGDVIYYPRMKKIGLAYGRAEWRHPDLSIALHVSVIGKVTANLDELSAAGQRVWMEGAQPLRLSRAE; via the coding sequence GTGGAGCTGCAAATCGTGTTGGCCGGCGTGACCGGACGTGTCGAACTGCTCGACGCCAAGGCACCGCGCACCGTGAAGGCGCTGTGGGCGGCGCTGCCGATTATCGATCGGGCGGTTCAGGTGAAATGGTCGGGCGACGCGTGGCGGACCGAGGGTGATTACGACATCGGTGTTCACGACGTCGAGAACGAGGGGCACGTGCTGGCAGCCGGCGACGTGATCTACTACCCGCGAATGAAAAAGATCGGGCTGGCGTACGGCCGGGCGGAATGGCGCCACCCGGATTTGTCGATTGCGCTCCATGTCTCTGTGATCGGCAAGGTGACGGCGAACCTGGACGAACTTTCCGCAGCGGGCCAACGGGTTTGGATGGAGGGGGCTCAGCCGCTGCGGCTGAGCCGGGCGGAGTAG
- a CDS encoding ABC transporter permease — MAMVLQRLARQLTTPSGEILGVAVFLLVAAAAFPRLLSPYDPIQIQGTLSMRAPTWGHTLGTDLLGKDVLSQIIYGTRTTLLIGASAVLLSLVAGTLIGLVSGFWGGSMLDETLMRLIDALYIFPDLILALTIVAILGPGRIESVIIALAIGHVAAYARLVRSRVLALRGAEFVAAARSLGASANRILVRHILPQTTDVLVVRSVIALSSVVLGEAALSFLGLGVQPPTPSWGRMLRDGFQYLATAPWVAFSPGFAIFLTVFLFNHVGEMIRDVLDPHALMARTPSAAARRPPNPTRPMGDATPVPTSKE, encoded by the coding sequence ATGGCGATGGTGCTGCAGCGGCTTGCGCGACAACTCACCACTCCGAGCGGCGAGATTTTGGGGGTAGCGGTCTTCCTCCTGGTCGCTGCGGCGGCCTTCCCACGGCTGCTGAGCCCGTACGATCCGATCCAGATCCAGGGAACCCTCAGCATGCGGGCGCCCACCTGGGGTCACACCCTGGGCACCGATCTGCTCGGCAAAGATGTGCTGAGCCAGATCATCTACGGCACGCGGACGACCCTGCTGATCGGCGCGAGCGCTGTCTTGCTGAGCCTCGTTGCCGGGACCTTGATCGGGCTCGTCTCGGGATTCTGGGGCGGGAGCATGCTCGATGAGACCCTGATGCGGCTGATCGACGCGCTGTACATCTTCCCCGATCTCATTCTTGCACTGACGATCGTGGCGATCCTCGGCCCCGGGCGGATCGAGAGCGTGATCATTGCGCTCGCGATCGGGCACGTCGCGGCCTATGCGCGGCTCGTCAGGAGCCGAGTGCTCGCGCTGCGGGGAGCCGAATTCGTGGCCGCGGCCCGCAGCCTCGGTGCCTCGGCCAACCGGATTCTCGTCCGGCACATTTTGCCTCAAACCACCGACGTGCTCGTGGTGCGGTCGGTGATCGCGCTCTCGTCGGTCGTCCTCGGGGAGGCGGCACTCAGCTTCCTCGGTCTGGGTGTGCAGCCCCCGACGCCGAGCTGGGGTCGGATGCTGCGCGATGGTTTCCAATACCTCGCCACGGCGCCGTGGGTCGCCTTCTCCCCAGGATTCGCGATCTTTCTGACGGTGTTCCTCTTCAATCATGTCGGAGAGATGATCCGGGATGTGTTGGATCCGCACGCGTTGATGGCTCGGACGCCCTCCGCCGCCGCGCGGAGACCCCCGAATCCCACACGACCGATGGGGGACGCCACGCCGGTTCCCACGTCGAAGGAGTGA
- a CDS encoding ABC transporter permease, giving the protein MLLVAVVGPTVDPTPPNAVHVSALLIPPSRTWWLGTDDLGRDILSRVFAGGRISIGIGVVATLTAAVVGVPAGMASGFWGGWLDGALMRLMDLLFSIPTMVLAIAIVGVLGPSVTNATLAIALVAMPRFARLVRGQVLALREMEFIHAARAVGAPPARILRRHLLPNLLGLVVVQGTLTVSFAILTEASLSFLGLGVQPPTASWGSMLRYGYPFLDQAPWTAITPGMAIMLTVLGLNLLGDGIRDLLDPSL; this is encoded by the coding sequence ATGCTGCTCGTCGCAGTGGTCGGTCCGACCGTTGACCCAACGCCGCCCAACGCCGTGCACGTGTCGGCGCTGCTGATCCCCCCATCGCGCACCTGGTGGCTCGGCACCGACGACCTCGGCCGCGACATCCTGAGCCGGGTGTTTGCGGGGGGGCGGATTTCCATTGGGATCGGCGTCGTTGCCACGCTGACCGCGGCGGTCGTGGGCGTGCCCGCGGGTATGGCGAGTGGTTTCTGGGGCGGGTGGCTCGACGGCGCGCTGATGCGTCTGATGGACCTACTGTTCTCCATTCCGACGATGGTCCTGGCGATCGCGATCGTCGGGGTGCTCGGCCCCAGCGTGACGAACGCCACACTCGCAATCGCGTTGGTCGCGATGCCACGGTTCGCGCGGCTGGTGCGCGGCCAAGTCCTCGCACTCCGCGAAATGGAGTTCATCCATGCGGCACGGGCCGTCGGCGCGCCGCCGGCGCGCATTCTGCGACGCCATCTATTGCCGAATCTGCTTGGGCTTGTCGTCGTCCAGGGCACGCTGACCGTCAGTTTTGCCATTCTCACCGAAGCATCATTGTCGTTTCTTGGGCTCGGCGTCCAACCGCCGACTGCATCGTGGGGGTCGATGCTGCGTTACGGCTATCCGTTCCTAGATCAGGCTCCGTGGACGGCCATCACGCCGGGCATGGCGATCATGCTCACGGTGTTGGGCCTCAACCTGCTCGGGGACGGGATTCGGGACCTCCTCGATCCTTCGCTGTGA
- a CDS encoding ABC transporter permease, which translates to MMRFLFHRMLATLPVLLFLSIGVFSMLHLAPGDPVTTMLSDDLASPQVAAALRHQLGLDRPLYVQYGWWLRRALHGDLGYSYRSKSRVASEITARLPVTIELTVFAIAGALSIAVPLGVIAALRRNTGLDALISGIGALGLAMPAFWLGVLLILLFAVRLHWLPPSGYAPPWRGLGPNLRLMILPVITLGMSYVSVVMRIARMSVLDVIKADYIKTARAKGIQESRVVARHVLRSALIPIITVVALETGRLLGGAVVTETIFALPGIGRLAVDSVLDRDFPVLQAVTLFMALALIAANLLADVLYAWADPRIRYG; encoded by the coding sequence ATGATGCGGTTCCTGTTCCACCGGATGCTCGCGACCCTGCCGGTGCTCCTGTTCCTCAGTATCGGCGTCTTCTCAATGCTGCATCTCGCGCCCGGCGACCCGGTCACGACGATGCTCAGCGACGACCTCGCGAGCCCGCAGGTCGCGGCCGCGCTCCGCCACCAACTCGGGCTTGACCGACCGCTGTATGTGCAGTACGGATGGTGGCTGCGCCGGGCGCTTCACGGCGACCTGGGGTACTCCTACCGGTCGAAATCTCGCGTGGCCTCTGAGATCACGGCGCGGCTGCCGGTGACGATCGAGCTCACGGTGTTTGCGATCGCCGGCGCCCTGAGCATCGCAGTCCCGCTGGGCGTCATCGCCGCGCTTCGCCGGAACACCGGGCTGGATGCCTTGATCTCCGGCATCGGCGCCCTGGGGCTCGCCATGCCGGCGTTTTGGCTCGGCGTGTTGCTCATCCTCCTGTTCGCCGTGCGGCTGCATTGGTTGCCGCCGTCGGGGTACGCGCCGCCCTGGCGGGGGCTGGGCCCCAACCTCCGCCTGATGATCCTCCCCGTCATCACCCTCGGGATGTCGTACGTTTCGGTGGTCATGCGTATCGCGCGCATGAGCGTGCTGGACGTGATCAAGGCGGATTACATCAAGACCGCACGGGCGAAGGGCATCCAGGAATCACGGGTGGTGGCTCGTCACGTCCTGCGGAGCGCGCTCATCCCGATCATCACCGTGGTGGCGCTCGAAACCGGCCGCCTCCTCGGCGGGGCCGTCGTGACCGAAACGATCTTCGCCCTGCCGGGCATCGGGCGTCTCGCGGTGGACTCGGTCCTGGACCGGGACTTCCCTGTGCTCCAGGCGGTCACGCTCTTCATGGCGCTCGCGCTGATCGCCGCGAACCTATTGGCCGACGTGCTCTATGCGTGGGCCGACCCTCGTATCCGGTACGGGTAA
- a CDS encoding isochorismatase family protein, whose translation MNAWNGLIGADELEVYRRAGYGRLPKEGRRPAVLVVDMEYNFTGDKPEPILSSIAKFRNSCGEIAWRSIPKIARLLRIARARGVPIVYTHGFPRTAGATRHEARRGTDIVRELAPRRHDAVYRKAAASAFFGTPLAAYLMGLRVDTLLVTGCTTSGCVRASVVDAHDYHFRTIVVEECVFDRAPTPHRINLFDMAQKYSLVRPLGHVEKWLQRVRVPHD comes from the coding sequence ATGAACGCCTGGAATGGACTCATCGGTGCAGATGAACTCGAAGTGTACCGCCGCGCCGGTTACGGCCGCTTGCCGAAGGAAGGCCGGCGGCCGGCGGTGCTCGTGGTCGACATGGAATACAACTTCACGGGAGACAAACCGGAGCCGATCCTGTCGTCTATCGCCAAGTTCCGGAACAGCTGTGGCGAGATCGCATGGCGAAGCATCCCGAAGATCGCCCGGTTGCTGCGGATCGCCAGGGCGCGCGGCGTGCCGATCGTGTACACACACGGGTTCCCTCGAACCGCGGGTGCGACCCGCCACGAAGCCCGCCGGGGAACCGATATCGTCCGGGAGCTTGCCCCACGACGCCACGACGCGGTCTATCGAAAAGCGGCGGCCAGCGCGTTCTTTGGAACGCCTCTCGCCGCCTATCTCATGGGGCTCCGCGTCGACACCCTCCTGGTGACAGGATGTACGACGAGCGGCTGTGTCCGGGCATCCGTCGTCGATGCCCATGACTACCACTTTCGCACCATCGTCGTGGAAGAGTGCGTCTTCGATCGCGCCCCAACGCCGCACCGCATCAACCTATTCGATATGGCCCAGAAGTACTCGCTGGTCCGCCCACTCGGACACGTCGAGAAGTGGCTGCAGCGCGTCCGCGTACCGCATGACTAA
- a CDS encoding ABC transporter substrate-binding protein produces MAVRLITGMLVAAVAAGGMLFPDWGIRRASAQSPTRGGTLRVGISGDWGTLDPAHYTNVNERQIFYSIFNPLFALDSSFTIKPELVKSWSISPDGLRVTFHLQTGVRFQDGTSFDASAVKFNIDRMLNPETGSAFRTILAPIKETRVVDPATLELDLSAPFTPLLSWFTEGPGFMSSPTAVRKWGDQYGLHPVGTGPFGFVEWVKNDHITLKRFDNYWERGLPYLDEIIYHPTPDETVKMANLRAGSLDVIDTVPAREQRAVRNDPRFHTILLSGARWPMIRLNNAMPPFSSKALRQAVSYAVNRDQIVTAIYFGQARPAYGPISPVYRQYFDPAVSAYGYLTDINKAKAKLVEGGQPKGFSFTLEISTSPEQARLAQLIRAQLAEAGITANIQAYDPTTLQDRITGKRYQAVIGSWTPRPDIDGTMYNHFSTKGNVNSVSYSNPMVDALFEKTRVIPNGPERIRFYRQIQRQVVEDAPWVFQVFENLMIGMQKQVQGLPAIPDTMMRFKAVWLQQ; encoded by the coding sequence ATGGCGGTCCGTCTGATCACCGGAATGCTGGTGGCGGCGGTGGCCGCGGGGGGGATGTTGTTCCCCGACTGGGGTATCCGACGAGCCTCCGCGCAGTCACCGACACGCGGCGGTACCTTGCGCGTGGGGATTAGCGGCGACTGGGGCACGCTGGATCCGGCACATTACACAAACGTCAACGAACGGCAGATCTTCTACTCGATCTTTAACCCCCTCTTTGCGCTTGACTCCTCCTTCACCATCAAGCCCGAACTCGTCAAGAGTTGGAGCATCTCGCCGGACGGGCTGCGTGTGACGTTCCACCTCCAAACCGGCGTCCGATTCCAGGACGGAACGAGTTTTGATGCGAGTGCGGTGAAGTTCAACATCGACCGGATGTTGAACCCCGAGACCGGGTCGGCCTTTCGCACGATTCTCGCGCCAATCAAGGAGACCCGTGTCGTCGACCCGGCGACCTTAGAGCTTGACCTCAGTGCGCCGTTCACCCCCCTGCTTTCCTGGTTCACCGAGGGGCCCGGGTTCATGTCCTCACCGACCGCGGTCCGAAAGTGGGGAGACCAATACGGCCTGCACCCGGTCGGCACCGGGCCGTTTGGGTTCGTGGAGTGGGTGAAGAACGATCACATCACGCTGAAGCGGTTCGACAACTACTGGGAACGCGGCCTCCCGTACCTGGATGAGATCATCTACCACCCGACCCCCGACGAAACTGTCAAGATGGCCAACCTGCGCGCCGGCAGCCTCGATGTCATCGACACCGTGCCGGCCCGCGAGCAGCGGGCCGTGCGCAATGATCCGCGGTTCCATACGATCCTGCTGTCCGGAGCGCGCTGGCCGATGATTCGGCTGAACAACGCGATGCCGCCGTTCAGCAGCAAAGCGCTTCGACAGGCAGTCTCGTACGCCGTGAACCGCGACCAGATCGTCACCGCGATCTATTTTGGTCAGGCCCGACCGGCGTACGGCCCGATCTCGCCTGTGTACCGCCAGTATTTCGATCCGGCGGTCAGCGCGTATGGCTATCTGACCGATATCAACAAGGCCAAGGCGAAACTCGTTGAGGGTGGGCAGCCAAAAGGCTTCTCCTTCACGCTTGAGATCTCCACGTCGCCGGAACAAGCCCGACTCGCCCAGTTGATCCGGGCACAGCTCGCGGAGGCCGGGATCACGGCCAACATCCAGGCATACGATCCGACGACCCTGCAGGACCGCATTACCGGAAAACGCTACCAGGCCGTGATCGGATCATGGACCCCCCGACCGGACATCGACGGCACGATGTACAATCACTTCAGCACGAAGGGGAACGTGAATTCCGTGTCCTACAGCAACCCGATGGTGGACGCCCTCTTCGAGAAGACGCGGGTGATCCCAAACGGTCCTGAGCGAATCCGGTTCTACCGGCAGATTCAGCGCCAGGTTGTCGAAGACGCCCCCTGGGTGTTCCAGGTCTTTGAGAACCTCATGATTGGAATGCAGAAGCAGGTCCAAGGTCTCCCGGCGATCCCGGATACCATGATGCGGTTCAAAGCCGTGTGGTTGCAGCAATAG
- a CDS encoding DUF3830 family protein, which yields MTRIEIVLGDQVFHATLFADTAPKTTAAVLRAMPFEGRAVHAQLSGEMFRMFEHAPIAVDETENRESFQHPGEIVYYPPIKEIAIAYGGARFRGTAGFLYLTPLGMIDAEEIPQLAKVADRLQWDGAKRIQFRRAEGKEASAGASRAQPGGGIKRQIELDLDGVSAVAHLLDETAPQTTRALWDALTLTGSVTNTKWSGQMLRFWGKEGALGETPIRLTAPENGQVLHWPGYVYYHPQYRGIRVCYGQAQQSGPTSVSTLTPVAKITGDWSAFLDKAKAIMFEGAKTMTIRRKET from the coding sequence GTGACGCGGATCGAGATCGTGCTCGGCGACCAAGTGTTTCACGCTACGCTCTTTGCGGACACCGCGCCAAAAACCACTGCGGCGGTGCTGCGAGCCATGCCCTTCGAGGGCCGGGCCGTGCACGCCCAGCTCAGCGGGGAGATGTTCCGGATGTTCGAGCATGCTCCCATCGCCGTCGACGAAACGGAGAATCGCGAGTCGTTTCAGCATCCAGGTGAGATTGTCTACTACCCGCCGATCAAGGAAATCGCGATCGCGTACGGCGGAGCACGGTTCCGGGGCACGGCGGGGTTCCTGTACTTGACCCCGCTCGGGATGATCGACGCGGAGGAGATCCCCCAACTCGCGAAGGTGGCCGATCGGCTGCAGTGGGACGGCGCGAAGCGGATTCAGTTTCGCCGGGCGGAAGGCAAGGAGGCATCCGCCGGCGCCTCCCGCGCACAGCCGGGTGGGGGAATCAAGCGTCAGATCGAGCTGGACCTGGACGGGGTGAGCGCGGTGGCGCACCTCCTCGATGAGACCGCACCCCAAACGACGCGCGCGCTCTGGGATGCGCTCACGCTCACCGGCTCGGTCACGAACACCAAATGGAGCGGCCAGATGCTGCGCTTCTGGGGAAAAGAGGGAGCCCTCGGCGAGACACCGATCCGGTTGACGGCGCCGGAGAACGGTCAGGTGCTGCACTGGCCGGGGTATGTGTACTATCACCCGCAATATCGGGGGATCCGCGTGTGCTACGGACAGGCGCAACAGAGCGGGCCGACCAGTGTGTCCACCCTCACCCCGGTCGCCAAGATCACCGGCGACTGGTCGGCGTTCTTGGACAAAGCCAAAGCGATCATGTTCGAGGGAGCGAAGACCATGACGATTCGCCGCAAGGAGACCTAG
- a CDS encoding ABC transporter substrate-binding protein, with protein MREGPGRARHTLTRRGFLAAAAGIVSAARLLAPRGASAQAKGTLRIARGANARSLDPHINARLYDRVVLYTLYEPLIDADSQGNFFPVLARSWEIGSTGRVVTFHLRPGVVFHDGTPFTAEVVKYNIERILDPATGSEHRVRFEGIIQGVRAVDSTTAQLYLTRPYPPLFSELMDRPGLMVSPAAVKKYGKDFARNPVGTGPFKFVEWIQGNRVVVQRYPQYWNAQAIRSESMIFLEFPEPAVADAQLRGGQVDVVTLEGLPAEDILAFQKDTAYRVIPSPAYAWAAIEMKVDVPPFDNRDLRQAIMYAIDREQIVKVIYHGLGKATGKFFHEGWWADPSYNGPKYRPEMARQKLKASGYLDKPTPLLLYVLNSTVPLGEMIQAQMQAIGLEINIRLVSERDQYPMVLRGEIPFSVPSTWTPRPDPHGLAYILWDSKGYADSSHYSNPQVDKLLEDASATYDRKVRTKLYRQAERLIVDDASYVFYYASPDYAITRRDVQGFRYGFDLIPRVAGAWV; from the coding sequence ATGCGTGAGGGACCGGGCCGAGCGCGGCACACCTTGACTCGCCGCGGCTTCCTGGCCGCCGCCGCGGGGATCGTGAGTGCGGCGAGGCTGTTGGCGCCCCGGGGGGCCTCGGCGCAGGCGAAGGGGACGCTCCGCATCGCCCGGGGCGCCAACGCCAGGAGCCTGGACCCGCACATCAACGCCCGACTGTACGACCGCGTCGTGCTGTACACGTTGTACGAACCGCTGATCGACGCGGACAGTCAGGGGAATTTCTTCCCGGTACTGGCCCGGTCGTGGGAGATCGGATCGACGGGACGCGTCGTGACGTTCCACCTGCGGCCCGGGGTGGTCTTCCACGACGGGACGCCGTTTACGGCGGAGGTGGTGAAGTACAACATCGAGCGGATTCTGGACCCGGCAACCGGCTCGGAGCACCGCGTGCGATTCGAAGGAATCATCCAAGGCGTTCGGGCGGTGGATTCCACCACCGCCCAGCTCTACCTGACGCGACCGTACCCACCGCTGTTTTCGGAGCTGATGGACCGGCCGGGACTGATGGTCTCGCCGGCGGCGGTGAAGAAGTACGGGAAGGACTTTGCCCGGAACCCGGTCGGGACGGGGCCCTTCAAGTTCGTGGAGTGGATCCAGGGGAATCGGGTGGTGGTGCAGCGGTACCCCCAATATTGGAACGCGCAGGCGATCCGGTCGGAGAGTATGATCTTCCTGGAGTTTCCGGAACCCGCGGTGGCGGACGCGCAGCTGCGCGGGGGGCAGGTCGATGTCGTGACGCTCGAGGGGTTGCCGGCGGAGGATATCTTGGCGTTCCAGAAGGACACCGCCTACCGGGTGATCCCGAGCCCGGCGTATGCGTGGGCGGCGATTGAGATGAAGGTGGACGTGCCCCCGTTCGACAACCGGGACCTGCGGCAGGCGATCATGTACGCGATCGATCGGGAGCAGATCGTCAAAGTGATCTACCACGGACTGGGGAAGGCGACCGGCAAGTTCTTTCACGAGGGGTGGTGGGCGGACCCGAGTTACAACGGGCCGAAGTACAGACCGGAGATGGCCCGACAAAAGCTGAAGGCCTCGGGCTATCTGGACAAGCCGACCCCGCTCCTGCTGTATGTCCTGAATTCCACCGTGCCGCTCGGGGAGATGATCCAGGCGCAGATGCAGGCGATCGGCCTGGAGATCAATATCCGCCTCGTCAGCGAGCGCGACCAGTATCCGATGGTCCTCCGGGGGGAAATCCCCTTCTCCGTCCCATCAACCTGGACCCCACGCCCCGATCCCCACGGCCTCGCGTACATCTTGTGGGACTCCAAGGGCTACGCGGACAGTTCCCACTATTCGAACCCACAGGTCGATAAGCTGCTGGAGGATGCGTCGGCCACGTACGACAGGAAGGTGCGGACGAAGCTGTACCGGCAGGCCGAGCGGCTGATCGTCGACGATGCCTCGTACGTCTTCTACTATGCCAGCCCGGACTACGCGATCACAAGGCGGGACGTCCAGGGGTTCCGCTACGGCTTCGACCTGATCCCGCGCGTCGCCGGGGCCTGGGTGTAA
- a CDS encoding ABC transporter permease, producing MWRYVLRRVIILIPTALVVTLGIFVLMRTAVGGDPTLYLMGHEATLQQAAQARARLGLDRPIIVQYLDWLRRLGSLDLGRSFEYPMDVRSALAGRLPATLELTLLATLLALLTAIPAGVFTAVAGSSPLGRVATAATMAGICVPNFWLGMLLIYLFGVELGWLANSAYVPFTENWRQNIASMLLPAVSLAAYYSASWTRYLSSALLDVLHSDYIRVARAKGLMDRTILYKHALRNAIIPLVTVVGQSVPYMLAGAVIVEVVFSLPGIGRLFSDGIQSRDYPVVQGTVLLVTIAVVLSSLVVDLAYGVLDPRIKYD from the coding sequence ATGTGGCGCTACGTGCTGCGGAGAGTCATCATCTTGATCCCGACCGCGCTGGTGGTGACGCTCGGCATCTTCGTCCTGATGCGGACCGCGGTGGGGGGGGATCCGACGCTCTATCTGATGGGGCACGAGGCGACGCTTCAGCAGGCCGCGCAAGCGCGGGCGCGATTGGGTCTCGATCGACCGATCATCGTCCAGTACCTGGATTGGCTGCGCCGCTTGGGCTCGCTTGATCTCGGCCGGTCGTTCGAGTACCCGATGGACGTACGATCGGCGCTGGCGGGCCGGCTGCCGGCGACGCTGGAACTCACGCTGCTGGCGACGCTCCTGGCTCTGCTGACCGCGATCCCAGCCGGGGTCTTCACCGCGGTCGCCGGGTCCAGCCCGCTCGGGCGTGTGGCGACGGCGGCCACTATGGCCGGCATCTGCGTCCCGAACTTCTGGCTCGGGATGCTGCTCATCTACCTCTTCGGCGTAGAACTGGGTTGGCTGGCGAACAGCGCCTACGTTCCGTTCACCGAGAACTGGAGACAAAATATCGCGTCGATGCTGCTCCCGGCGGTCAGCCTGGCCGCGTACTACTCGGCGTCGTGGACCCGCTATCTCAGCTCGGCGCTTCTCGATGTCCTGCACAGCGATTACATCCGAGTGGCCCGCGCCAAGGGACTGATGGACCGGACCATCCTGTACAAGCACGCGCTGCGCAACGCGATCATCCCGCTGGTGACGGTCGTTGGTCAGAGCGTCCCGTATATGCTGGCGGGTGCGGTCATCGTGGAGGTGGTGTTCAGCCTCCCCGGGATTGGGCGGCTGTTCAGCGATGGAATCCAGTCGCGCGATTACCCGGTGGTCCAGGGGACCGTGCTGCTCGTGACGATCGCCGTCGTGTTGAGCAGCCTGGTCGTCGACCTCGCGTACGGCGTGCTCGATCCCCGCATCAAGTACGACTGA